The Rhizobium rosettiformans genomic sequence CTCGGTCTTCTTCTCGGCCTGCGCAAAGTCCTTGGCAGCCTTTTCTGCCTCGCCGGTATCGATCGAAGCACCGACCGAGCCGGATGCGCCGAAGGCAAGGCGGGCAAATTTCAGGCGGACCGAGGCGTTGAGCGCGCTGGTCCGGATCAGGTCCATCGCATCGGCATCGGCGCCGCCTTCGTCAAGCAGTTCCAGGCCGTTGTTGATCGCTCCGACAGGCGAGATCACGTCGTGGCAGACACGGCTGCAAAGCAGTGCAGCAAGATCGGGGCCTGCAAGCGTGAGGTTGGGGTTCTTCGCCATGGTCTTCTCCAGAAGATGTGGACCCTCGAAGCAACAGTCGGACATACGTCCGCTGGCCGCGACTTGGTCGGATGCCGTTCGGTCATAATGACACCATATTTGGTAAACCGATTATTAAGACGATGCCCGCTAGGTTTAATTACCCCCAAGGAAGACGCCGAATCCGTCGGCTTCGCATTTAGGAGGCACTATGCGTCACCTGCCCTACCGCTCCCTGCCGTTGCTGCGGTCGCTTGCAATCGCCGTTCTGGCAACGATCAGCCTCGTTTCGGTACTCCGCCCAGCCCAGGCTGCCGGCGAATATTCGATCCAGGAAGTGGTCGACGCAGGCCATGGCTTCTTCGGCGAGACCAGCGGAGCGCTCGCCAAGGTGATCGAGCAGGCCTTCGAACAGTATGGCCTCCCGAACGGCTATATTCTCGGCCAGGAAGGCTCCGGCGCCCTGATTGCCGGTCTGACCTATGGCGAAGGCACGCTCTACACCAAGAATGTCGGCCAGCACGACGTCTTCTGGCAGGGCCCTTCCCTCGGGATCGACTACGGCGGCAACGGCACCCGCACCATGATGCTGGTCTATGACCTGCCGGATGTCGACACGCTCTATGCCCGCTATGGCGGCGTGAGCGGCTCGGCTTACATCGTTGCCGGCGTCGGCATGACGGTATTGAAGAGCCGCGACGTGATCCTGGTGCCGATTCGCACCGGCATCGGCGCACGCCTCGGGGTCAATGTCGGCTATCTGAAGCTGACGCGCACGCCGACCTGGAACCCGTTCTGAATCGCCTCGCCTTAATCCTTAAGGCTGAAGCAAGCTCGATCTGCTCTGTCGTTAGCCATATTGGTCGAAGGACGTCGCGCGTCAGGCTGTTCTGCTTGCCGGGCGGCACCGTGCATGCTTAACTATCTGCTAATGCTTCCCTAGTGCTGTGGCGCCGTCGTGATTGAATATACCCTGATATTCGCAATGGGATTTATGGCAGCAGCGCTGCTGGTAATGCTCGTTGCCCCGACCGTACACCAGCGCGTGGTGCGCTATACGGAAAACCGTCTGAAGGCCACCATGCCGCTCAGCCCGCAGGAGATCCGGGCCCAAAAGGACATGGTGCGCGCACTCTATGCGGCCGAAAATGCCAAAACCCAACATGACCTGAGCCGCGAACGTGAAAAGTCCCTTGGCCTGACGCTGAAGAACGAGACGCTGAGCAGCGAAGCGGCACGCCTCGTCACCGAGACGAAGGAACTCAAGGTCCAGATCGAGGACATGAGCACGGAAGCCGCCGATCTGCGCTCGCGTCTGCGCCGCAGCGATGTGGAAATGTCGACGATCCGCGAGACGTTGAAGCGCGTGGAGATTTCCGCCGCTGCTAAAGATGTCGAGCTCGAGGAACGCGCCCATCGAATGGCCCGCCTGATCAGCG encodes the following:
- a CDS encoding DUF1134 domain-containing protein, whose product is MRHLPYRSLPLLRSLAIAVLATISLVSVLRPAQAAGEYSIQEVVDAGHGFFGETSGALAKVIEQAFEQYGLPNGYILGQEGSGALIAGLTYGEGTLYTKNVGQHDVFWQGPSLGIDYGGNGTRTMMLVYDLPDVDTLYARYGGVSGSAYIVAGVGMTVLKSRDVILVPIRTGIGARLGVNVGYLKLTRTPTWNPF